The following coding sequences lie in one Rutidosis leptorrhynchoides isolate AG116_Rl617_1_P2 chromosome 4, CSIRO_AGI_Rlap_v1, whole genome shotgun sequence genomic window:
- the LOC139844046 gene encoding uncharacterized protein isoform X1 encodes MFWHLTSLSASSPVESILDKDIFTLEELLDEEDIIQECKALNSRLINFLRDRAQVEQLLRYITEEPQEDADSKRIFKFPFIACEIFTCEIDVIFKTLVEEEELMNLLFSFLEPNRSHSALLAGYFSKVVICLMLRKTVPLINYVQVHQYIFQQLVDLIGVTSIMEVLVRLVGSDDHMFPDSVDVVQWLTESNLLEMIVDKLSPSSTPEVHANAAETLCAITRNVSSPLASKLSTPSYVSRIFGHVLDDSHSKSGLVSSLSVCISLLDPKRSVPSPPFYSFRGQHMYESPVQVNQETVGAMLPRLGDLLKLLNVSLDEKVLPTTYGQLTPPLGKHRLKIVEFISVLLKTGNEIAENELISSGTIQRVIDLFFEYPYNNALHHHIESIIYSCLESTNSIIIDHLLQACGLLAKILQTDNNPLLSGELNLPTLPAAGRNAPRLGNLGHITRIANKILQLANTDSRIQTHIQENNEWNEWQTTALQDRNMVENVYRWACGRPTSLHDRNRDSDEDDIHHDRDYDVAALANNLSHAFRYNAYDNEEGEEGHESLGRVDEMQEGYFDDDSAEVVISSLRLGDDQGSLFTNSNWFAFQDDKMGDATMTATSPSDMMDEINLKESSTVNNSNRDDDDDVVVGANEEFPDSKLSTSITNRSPNPFSEDYEANEKTSASDADFFRFESTDSEDLFADRPMPDWVGWGEPVVGSGVNPFEDDINIPTTVDIPSSPETPVGDGLSVSPGSTSLPNGSLSEGSVVSSDTSPKDGAVPSLFEEDVEFVGVESDGSEKAMDKALKEGTVGEAGALKRQVTAASGVENEKDNEKDNENEAKEFNDNNYWRVDQEIVVSE; translated from the exons ATGTTTTGGCACCTTACATCTCTTTCCGCTTCTTCACCT GTCGAGTCTATTTTGGACAAGGACATTTTCACTTTGGAAGAGCTTTTGGATGAAGAAGATATTATTCAAGAATGCAAAGCTTTGAATAGCCGTCTCATTAACTT CCTGCGCGACAGAGCTCAAGTTGAACAGTTACTGCGATACATCACAGAGGAGCCTCAGGAGGATGCTGATAGCAAACGTATTTTCAA GTTTCCCTTTATTGCTTGTGAGATCTTTACATGCGAAATTGATGTGATCTTCAAGACTCtagtggaagaagaagag CTAATGAATCTACTTTTCTCGTTCCTGGAACCAAACCGTTCGCACAGTGCCTTGCTGGCTGGGTACTTCAGCAAG GTTGTGATATGCCTCATGTTGCGGAAGACGGTCCCACTTATAAATTATGTTCAA GTTCATCAGTACATTTTCCAACAGCTGGTTGATTTGATCGGAGTTACTTCGATAATGGAG GTCTTGGTGAGACTTGTTGGATCTGATGATCATATGTTTCCCGACTCCGTTGATGTGGTGCAGTGGTTAACAGAGAGCAACTTGTTGGAGATGATTGTGGATAAATTGAGTCCATCT AGCACTCCTGAAGTACATGCTAATGCAGCAGAAACTTTATGTGCTATAACTAGAAATGTATCATCACCTCTTGCCTCTAAACTTTCGACCCCGAG TTATGTTTCAAGGATTTTTGGTCACGTGTTGGACGACTCACATTCAAAATCTGGACTTGTCAGCTCATTGTCTGTATGTATATCTTTGTTGGATCCAAAAAGATCGGTTCCATCTCCTCCCTTTTACTCTTTTCGAGGTCAGCATATGTATGAGTCACCTGTGCAAGTTAACCAGGAGACTGTAGGAGCAATGCTGCCCAGACTCG GTGACTTGTTGAAGTTATTGAATGTATCACTAGATGAAAAAGTTCTGCCAACTACATATGGCCAGTTGACGCCTCCTCTAGGAAAGCATCGTCTGAAG ATAGTGGAGTTTATTTCAGTTCTGTTGAAAACTGGGAATGAAATCGCAGAAAACGAATTAATCAGCTCTGGAACTATACAAAGAGTTATTGATCTTTTCTTTGA GTACCCGTACAATAATGCTTTGCATCATCACATCGAAAGCATAATATATTCTTGCCTTGAAAGCACAAATAGTATTATCATTGATCATCTTCTGCAAGCATGTGGTTTGTTGGCAAAGATTCTTCAAACAGATAATAATCCACTTCTTTCTGGAGAACTTAATCTG CCTACATTGCCTGCTGCTGGAAGAAATGCACCCCGGCTTGGGAACCTTGGACATATAACACGAATTGCAAACAAAATATTGCAGTTGGCGAATACGGATAGTCGCATTCAGACACATATTCAG GAAAATAACGAATGGAATGAGTGGCAGACTACGGCATTACAGGACCGGAATATGGTTGAAAATGTGTACCGATGGGCTTGTGG TCGACCTACTTCACTACATGATAGGAATAGGGATAGTGATGAAGATGACATTCATCATGACAGAGACTATGATGTTGCTGCTCTAGCAAATAATTTAAGCCATGCATTTAGATACAATGCATATGATAATGAAGAAGGTGAAGAG GGACATGAAAGTCTCGGTCGAGTTGACGAG ATGCAGGAGGGTTACTTTGACGATGATTCTGCTGAAGTCGTCATATCATCCCTGAGGCTGGGTGATGACCAAGGCAG TTTGTTTACAAATTCCAATTGGTTTGCTTTCCAAGATGATAAAATGGGTGATGCAACTATGACAGCAACGTCACCATCAGACATGATGGACGAGATCAACCTAAAGGAATCTTCTACTGTTAATAACTCCAatcgtgatgatgatgatgatgtcgtagtTGGGGCAAATGAGGAGTTTCCTGATAGCAAATTATCCACTTCTATCACCAATCGGAGCCCAAATCCGTTTAGTGAAGATTACGAAGCAAATGAAAAAACAAGCGCCTCGGATGCTGACTTTTTCAGATTCGAGTCAACAGACAGTGAAGACTTATTTGCAGATAGACCTATGCCCGATTGGGTCGGATGGGGTGAGCCTGTTGTTGGGTCAGGGGTTAACCCTTTTGAAGACGACATTAATATTCCTACTACTGTTGACATTCCTAGTTCACCCGAGACACCAGTTGGGGATGGGCTCTCAGTCAGCCCAGGTTCAACGTCTCTACCCAACGGCTCATTGAGTGAAGGGTCAGTTGTATCATCTGATACAAGCCCAAAAGATGGTGCGGTGCCTTCTTTATTTGAAGAAGATGTTGAGTTTGTAGGGGTCGAATCAGACGGGTCAGAAAAGGCTATGGATAAAGCTCTTAAAGAAGGCACTGTCGGTGAAGCTGGAGCTTTAAAGAGACAGGTTACAGCAGCTAGTGGAGTTGAAAACGAGAAGGATAACGAGAAAGATAACGAAAACGAGGCAAAAGAGTTCAATGACAACAATTATTGGAGGGTGGATCAAGAGATTGTGGTTTCGGAATGA
- the LOC139844046 gene encoding uncharacterized protein isoform X2 — protein MFWHLTSLSASSPVESILDKDIFTLEELLDEEDIIQECKALNSRLINFLRDRAQVEQLLRYITEEPQEDADSKRIFKFPFIACEIFTCEIDVIFKTLVEEEELMNLLFSFLEPNRSHSALLAGYFSKVVICLMLRKTVPLINYVQVHQYIFQQLVDLIGVTSIMEVLVRLVGSDDHMFPDSVDVVQWLTESNLLEMIVDKLSPSSTPEVHANAAETLCAITRNVSSPLASKLSTPSYVSRIFGHVLDDSHSKSGLVSSLSVCISLLDPKRSVPSPPFYSFRGQHMYESPVQVNQETVGAMLPRLGDLLKLLNVSLDEKVLPTTYGQLTPPLGKHRLKIVEFISVLLKTGNEIAENELISSGTIQRVIDLFFEYPYNNALHHHIESIIYSCLESTNSIIIDHLLQACGLLAKILQTDNNPLLSGELNLPTLPAAGRNAPRLGNLGHITRIANKILQLANTDSRIQTHIQENNEWNEWQTTALQDRNMVENVYRWACGRPTSLHDRNRDSDEDDIHHDRDYDVAALANNLSHAFRYNAYDNEEGEEGHESLGRVDEEGYFDDDSAEVVISSLRLGDDQGSLFTNSNWFAFQDDKMGDATMTATSPSDMMDEINLKESSTVNNSNRDDDDDVVVGANEEFPDSKLSTSITNRSPNPFSEDYEANEKTSASDADFFRFESTDSEDLFADRPMPDWVGWGEPVVGSGVNPFEDDINIPTTVDIPSSPETPVGDGLSVSPGSTSLPNGSLSEGSVVSSDTSPKDGAVPSLFEEDVEFVGVESDGSEKAMDKALKEGTVGEAGALKRQVTAASGVENEKDNEKDNENEAKEFNDNNYWRVDQEIVVSE, from the exons ATGTTTTGGCACCTTACATCTCTTTCCGCTTCTTCACCT GTCGAGTCTATTTTGGACAAGGACATTTTCACTTTGGAAGAGCTTTTGGATGAAGAAGATATTATTCAAGAATGCAAAGCTTTGAATAGCCGTCTCATTAACTT CCTGCGCGACAGAGCTCAAGTTGAACAGTTACTGCGATACATCACAGAGGAGCCTCAGGAGGATGCTGATAGCAAACGTATTTTCAA GTTTCCCTTTATTGCTTGTGAGATCTTTACATGCGAAATTGATGTGATCTTCAAGACTCtagtggaagaagaagag CTAATGAATCTACTTTTCTCGTTCCTGGAACCAAACCGTTCGCACAGTGCCTTGCTGGCTGGGTACTTCAGCAAG GTTGTGATATGCCTCATGTTGCGGAAGACGGTCCCACTTATAAATTATGTTCAA GTTCATCAGTACATTTTCCAACAGCTGGTTGATTTGATCGGAGTTACTTCGATAATGGAG GTCTTGGTGAGACTTGTTGGATCTGATGATCATATGTTTCCCGACTCCGTTGATGTGGTGCAGTGGTTAACAGAGAGCAACTTGTTGGAGATGATTGTGGATAAATTGAGTCCATCT AGCACTCCTGAAGTACATGCTAATGCAGCAGAAACTTTATGTGCTATAACTAGAAATGTATCATCACCTCTTGCCTCTAAACTTTCGACCCCGAG TTATGTTTCAAGGATTTTTGGTCACGTGTTGGACGACTCACATTCAAAATCTGGACTTGTCAGCTCATTGTCTGTATGTATATCTTTGTTGGATCCAAAAAGATCGGTTCCATCTCCTCCCTTTTACTCTTTTCGAGGTCAGCATATGTATGAGTCACCTGTGCAAGTTAACCAGGAGACTGTAGGAGCAATGCTGCCCAGACTCG GTGACTTGTTGAAGTTATTGAATGTATCACTAGATGAAAAAGTTCTGCCAACTACATATGGCCAGTTGACGCCTCCTCTAGGAAAGCATCGTCTGAAG ATAGTGGAGTTTATTTCAGTTCTGTTGAAAACTGGGAATGAAATCGCAGAAAACGAATTAATCAGCTCTGGAACTATACAAAGAGTTATTGATCTTTTCTTTGA GTACCCGTACAATAATGCTTTGCATCATCACATCGAAAGCATAATATATTCTTGCCTTGAAAGCACAAATAGTATTATCATTGATCATCTTCTGCAAGCATGTGGTTTGTTGGCAAAGATTCTTCAAACAGATAATAATCCACTTCTTTCTGGAGAACTTAATCTG CCTACATTGCCTGCTGCTGGAAGAAATGCACCCCGGCTTGGGAACCTTGGACATATAACACGAATTGCAAACAAAATATTGCAGTTGGCGAATACGGATAGTCGCATTCAGACACATATTCAG GAAAATAACGAATGGAATGAGTGGCAGACTACGGCATTACAGGACCGGAATATGGTTGAAAATGTGTACCGATGGGCTTGTGG TCGACCTACTTCACTACATGATAGGAATAGGGATAGTGATGAAGATGACATTCATCATGACAGAGACTATGATGTTGCTGCTCTAGCAAATAATTTAAGCCATGCATTTAGATACAATGCATATGATAATGAAGAAGGTGAAGAG GGACATGAAAGTCTCGGTCGAGTTGACGAG GAGGGTTACTTTGACGATGATTCTGCTGAAGTCGTCATATCATCCCTGAGGCTGGGTGATGACCAAGGCAG TTTGTTTACAAATTCCAATTGGTTTGCTTTCCAAGATGATAAAATGGGTGATGCAACTATGACAGCAACGTCACCATCAGACATGATGGACGAGATCAACCTAAAGGAATCTTCTACTGTTAATAACTCCAatcgtgatgatgatgatgatgtcgtagtTGGGGCAAATGAGGAGTTTCCTGATAGCAAATTATCCACTTCTATCACCAATCGGAGCCCAAATCCGTTTAGTGAAGATTACGAAGCAAATGAAAAAACAAGCGCCTCGGATGCTGACTTTTTCAGATTCGAGTCAACAGACAGTGAAGACTTATTTGCAGATAGACCTATGCCCGATTGGGTCGGATGGGGTGAGCCTGTTGTTGGGTCAGGGGTTAACCCTTTTGAAGACGACATTAATATTCCTACTACTGTTGACATTCCTAGTTCACCCGAGACACCAGTTGGGGATGGGCTCTCAGTCAGCCCAGGTTCAACGTCTCTACCCAACGGCTCATTGAGTGAAGGGTCAGTTGTATCATCTGATACAAGCCCAAAAGATGGTGCGGTGCCTTCTTTATTTGAAGAAGATGTTGAGTTTGTAGGGGTCGAATCAGACGGGTCAGAAAAGGCTATGGATAAAGCTCTTAAAGAAGGCACTGTCGGTGAAGCTGGAGCTTTAAAGAGACAGGTTACAGCAGCTAGTGGAGTTGAAAACGAGAAGGATAACGAGAAAGATAACGAAAACGAGGCAAAAGAGTTCAATGACAACAATTATTGGAGGGTGGATCAAGAGATTGTGGTTTCGGAATGA
- the LOC139844375 gene encoding GATA transcription factor 11-like, translating into MDSKDNRMCTNDAYGHGFYDDDDDAIPDISDFPDKNIEEDGLNEDWSKLGPIPAEVFDDVLLPVVGRGDGVGSTNLSTCFNDGTKLQPVYDEETFKSKLKQQLPTTFLDEKKLYRIPIFFEAPSPDSVLERGSSSSSNEKTTPVIFRTGVSIPVKSRSKRSRPSPVSGSNAWSKSPILIPTQKVKKKRRVLSPQQPVNGTKKCSHCEITKTPQWREGPMGPKTLCNACGVRYRSGRLFPEYRPAASPTFIPSLHSNSHRKVIQMRQKGGAGIDNDSYVVKKPPSSNST; encoded by the exons ATGGATTCAAAG GATAATAGAATGTGTACTAATGATGCTTATGGTCATgggttttatgatgatgatgatgatgccataCCTGATATATCCGATTTCCCGGATAAAAATATAGAAGAAGATGGTCTTAATGAGGATTGGTCGAAACTTGGTCCTATTCCAGCCGAAGTTTTTGATGATGTTTTGCTGCCTGTTGTCGGTCGTGGTGATGGTGTGGGCTCTACCAATCTGTCGACATGTTTT AACGATGGAACAAAATTGCAGCCTGTTTATGATGAAGAAACTTTCAAATCTAAACTAAAACAGCAACTGCCAACAACTTTTTTAGATGAAAAAAAGCTGTACCGAATACCAATATTTTTTGAGGCACCCAGCCCTGATTCAGTCCTTGAACGTGGTAGTAGCTCCAGCTCCAATGAGAAGACGACACCTGTTATTTTTCGAACCGGAGTATCCATTCCAGTTAAATCTCGAAGCAAGCGTTCACGACCCAGTCCAGTTTCAGGTTCTAATGCATGGTCAAAGTCACCCATACTAATTCCTACTCAAAaagtgaagaagaaaagaagagttCTTTCTCCTCAACAGCCTGTTAACGGGACTAAAAAATGCAGCCATTGTGAGATTACGAAAACTCCACAGTGGAGAGAAGGTCCAATGGGGCCCAAAACACTGTGTAATGCTTGTGGGGTCCGGTACAGATCAGGACGGTTGTTCCCCGAGTACCGACCAGCTGCAAGTCCGACGTTTATACCGTCGCTGCACTCGAACTCGCACAGAAAGGTGATACAGATGAGACAGAAGGGGGGAGCAGGTATTGATAATGATAGTTATGTTGTGAAGAAACCTCCCAGTTCAAATTCTACATGA